Proteins co-encoded in one Brevibacillus brevis genomic window:
- the istB gene encoding IS21-like element helper ATPase IstB, which yields MREELAKVCKTLHLAHVMETYEQVLFEDRESFLLGVLRMEIQRREETKLKRLLKKAAFPQLKTLEDYDFEAVTFPETCTKEGLIDLRFLERKENVLMLGKVGTGKTHLATALGVEACRRGYAVRFFRVPDLVALLQEKHANGALMRFQKELADCELLILDEVGFVPFHQTGAELLFHVISACYERNSVIVTSNLEFGQWNTVFGDTRLTAALVDRLVHHAHILAFTGESYRLRHALSSMKSS from the coding sequence ATGAGAGAAGAGCTGGCAAAGGTGTGCAAAACTTTGCATTTGGCGCATGTGATGGAAACCTATGAACAGGTGCTGTTTGAAGATCGGGAGAGCTTCCTGCTGGGTGTCTTGCGGATGGAGATTCAGCGGCGAGAAGAAACCAAACTGAAGCGATTATTGAAGAAAGCCGCGTTTCCCCAACTGAAGACACTGGAGGATTACGATTTTGAGGCAGTCACCTTTCCGGAAACATGTACAAAGGAGGGATTGATCGACCTGCGTTTTTTGGAGCGTAAGGAAAATGTGCTGATGCTGGGAAAAGTGGGCACGGGGAAGACCCATCTGGCAACAGCGCTTGGCGTAGAGGCGTGCCGAAGAGGATATGCCGTTCGATTCTTCCGTGTTCCCGATCTGGTTGCGCTCTTGCAGGAAAAACACGCGAATGGGGCACTGATGCGGTTTCAAAAAGAACTGGCAGACTGTGAGTTGTTGATTTTGGACGAGGTTGGGTTTGTTCCCTTTCACCAAACGGGGGCTGAGCTGTTGTTTCATGTCATCTCGGCTTGCTATGAGAGAAACAGTGTGATTGTGACGTCGAATTTGGAGTTTGGGCAGTGGAATACGGTGTTTGGAGATACGCGATTGACGGCAGCCCTTGTGGATCGCCTCGTCCACCACGCCCATATTCTGGCGTTTACCGGAGAAAGCTACCGACTGCGCCATGCTCTATCCAGCATGAAGTCTTCCTAA